One genomic region from Leptospiraceae bacterium encodes:
- a CDS encoding MBOAT family protein gives MLFNSFIFLIFFIVLYLLYHTLHERYKKSILLIGSIIFYGAWDYLNFETLIPRFLLLFLFTIYINFLCLKGMENTESRTKKKLFLSLAVIYDVSNLMFFKYFYFFAGVLGHIIGIEDLEKVTRDKFHIILPIGISFYTFQIIAYLVDYYRGQIKEKTTLTDFSLFILFFPQQIAGPILRSTEFMPALRTGLQFTEERVVPGLGLVGLGLIKKVLLADSIAEIINPIYASPGSYHGMAIVAATIGFSIQIWGDFSGYSDIARGLGHLLGFDLPKNFTGPYFSTGFAEVWVRWHITLSRFLRDYLYIPLGGNRVSPWRSYLNSVLTMLIAGFWHGANWTFVIWGGLWGVMIALERSVLDRFSWWKETGGILSIIIKMFIVHSFWLICAPIFRISKISDYSDMLYNVFHTGSSPKVNFETLSYLFLLFLILHYIEYKPEVLEKIKRPLPYILVGAFILFFALTSFASRSVKFYYFQF, from the coding sequence ATGCTTTTTAATTCATTTATATTCCTTATATTTTTTATTGTCCTTTATCTTCTTTATCATACTCTGCATGAGCGTTATAAGAAGTCAATTTTACTGATAGGTTCTATTATTTTCTACGGAGCCTGGGACTATTTGAATTTTGAAACTCTTATCCCCCGTTTTTTATTACTATTTCTTTTTACAATATATATAAATTTTCTCTGCCTGAAAGGTATGGAGAATACAGAATCCCGTACAAAGAAGAAACTATTCCTTTCTCTTGCAGTTATATACGATGTTTCGAATTTAATGTTTTTTAAATATTTTTATTTTTTTGCAGGAGTGTTGGGTCATATTATCGGCATAGAGGATTTGGAGAAGGTTACTCGGGATAAGTTTCATATCATTCTCCCTATAGGAATCAGTTTTTATACCTTTCAAATTATAGCTTATCTGGTAGATTATTATCGTGGGCAGATAAAAGAAAAAACGACGCTTACTGATTTTTCCCTGTTTATATTATTTTTTCCACAGCAAATCGCCGGTCCTATTTTACGCTCTACCGAGTTTATGCCGGCTTTAAGAACAGGTCTTCAATTTACCGAAGAAAGAGTGGTTCCGGGTCTCGGTCTTGTGGGTCTCGGTCTTATCAAAAAGGTTCTCTTAGCTGATTCTATTGCTGAAATTATAAACCCGATTTATGCAAGTCCTGGGTCTTATCACGGAATGGCTATTGTTGCAGCAACTATCGGATTTAGTATTCAAATCTGGGGAGATTTCTCCGGCTATTCTGATATTGCGAGAGGACTCGGACACCTTCTGGGTTTCGACCTTCCGAAAAATTTTACAGGACCTTACTTTTCCACCGGTTTTGCTGAAGTATGGGTAAGATGGCACATAACGCTATCCCGATTTTTACGCGATTATTTATATATTCCTCTGGGTGGAAACCGTGTGAGTCCCTGGAGAAGTTATTTGAATTCGGTTTTGACTATGTTGATAGCCGGCTTCTGGCATGGTGCCAATTGGACTTTTGTTATCTGGGGAGGTTTATGGGGTGTAATGATTGCATTGGAGAGGTCCGTTTTAGATAGATTTTCCTGGTGGAAGGAAACAGGAGGAATATTGAGTATTATTATTAAAATGTTTATTGTTCATTCGTTTTGGTTAATATGCGCTCCTATTTTTCGAATATCAAAGATAAGCGATTATTCTGATATGCTGTATAATGTATTTCATACAGGTTCTTCTCCTAAAGTGAATTTTGAAACCTTATCTTACCTTTTTCTTTTGTTTCTGATTTTGCACTATATTGAGTATAAACCTGAAGTTCTGGAAAAAATAAAAAGACCTTTACCTTATATCCTGGTGGGTGCTTTTATTTTATTTTTTGCCCTGACGAGTTTTGCAAGCCGTTCGGTTAAGTTTTATTATTTTCAATTTTAG
- a CDS encoding MarR family transcriptional regulator yields the protein MSKQKRQANPEEKTVKHEWTFLSNHTHVLICLYRNPTERIRDLSAKVGITERAIIGIIEDLEQIGVIHKLKEGRRNKYEINESIYLRHPLEEHKTVGNLLKLLK from the coding sequence ATGAGCAAACAAAAACGACAAGCAAATCCCGAAGAAAAGACAGTCAAACATGAATGGACTTTCTTAAGTAACCATACCCATGTTCTCATTTGCCTCTACAGAAACCCCACTGAAAGGATACGGGATCTTTCCGCAAAAGTAGGAATTACAGAAAGAGCCATCATCGGCATTATCGAAGACTTAGAACAAATCGGCGTAATTCACAAACTCAAGGAAGGTAGAAGGAATAAATATGAGATCAATGAGAGTATTTACTTAAGACATCCATTAGAAGAACACAAAACCGTAGGAAATTTATTAAAGTTATTAAAATAG
- a CDS encoding phosphoenolpyruvate carboxylase, whose translation MSLEKIQTDLNYLMSCFYEMLVDIKEESVAEKLPWVNKDNSDIEVPDEKLIQAYSISFQLLNMVEENAANQFRRKLESEVEAEAIRGSWEETFAFWKNRGLKEEQIKALLPDIEANPVLTAHPTEAKRITVLELHRQLYLLLVKKENPIWTPAEKKNIQNDIKSILEMLWRTGEIYLERPDIASERNNVLHYFKNVFPQALPLLDKKLISAWENAGFNPEFLKDPDNFPKLSFGSWVGGDRDGHPYVTPEVTKETLQVHRIAALELIHARITNLAKSLSFSDYSNNVPIELEAKIILFHKTMGEKGEEAVNKNISEPWRQYTNLLLLKIENTIKQNTNDEDTYYSNSKELKDDLKFLRKTLIAVRANRIVETELFPIERFVNAFGFFMAKLDIRQNSKYHDTAFNQILEASGQKECNFSDWSEEKRIDFLNKELKSNRPFLLPGISCGLEADNVLGYYRVVKEHIEQYGFEGIGSFIVSMTRGLSDLLVVYIFMREVGLLKTDIQVVPLFETIPDLKNSKSILDSFLKHPITKMRHSLSGKKVIQEVMLGYSDSNKDGGILASRWNLYETEKILTDLSKKHNIELRFFHGRGGTISRGGGKIHRFLESMPYASVSGKLKLTVQGETIAQQYANLLNAVYNLEMLVSGIAKQLSFYKYPENETNFPASIISDLAQNSYQKYRELIEKPGFIDFYSQATPIDVLENSKIGSRPPRRTGKRSIEDLRAIPWVFSWNQSRFNLTGWYGIGTALEALKKEKPGDFEILKKSVANWNFLRYTLIHVETNLLNSDPEIMQNSASLVKSTELKKIFLDDILNEYKKGLSLIEEILGEPSMNRRKSLQFYLSLRNPVLQILHTKQLEHIKRWREYQGNQKYMQILLMLVNSISGGLKNTG comes from the coding sequence ATGAGTCTTGAAAAAATTCAAACTGACCTTAATTATTTAATGAGTTGCTTCTATGAAATGCTTGTTGACATAAAAGAAGAGTCTGTCGCCGAAAAACTACCCTGGGTAAACAAGGATAATTCAGATATAGAAGTTCCGGATGAAAAACTAATTCAGGCATACTCCATATCTTTTCAACTCTTGAATATGGTCGAAGAAAATGCAGCGAATCAATTCAGAAGAAAATTAGAATCTGAAGTAGAAGCAGAAGCCATCAGGGGCTCCTGGGAAGAAACCTTCGCTTTCTGGAAAAATAGAGGTTTGAAAGAGGAACAAATTAAAGCCCTACTTCCGGATATTGAAGCCAATCCTGTTTTAACAGCCCACCCTACAGAAGCAAAACGGATAACCGTATTAGAATTACACCGGCAACTTTATCTTCTTCTGGTAAAAAAAGAAAACCCGATATGGACACCGGCAGAAAAGAAAAATATCCAGAATGATATAAAATCAATTCTGGAAATGCTCTGGAGAACCGGGGAAATCTATCTCGAAAGACCCGATATAGCCTCAGAAAGAAATAATGTATTACACTACTTCAAGAATGTGTTTCCACAGGCCTTACCTCTCTTAGATAAAAAACTAATTTCTGCCTGGGAAAATGCGGGGTTCAATCCTGAATTTCTAAAAGATCCGGATAATTTTCCTAAATTATCTTTCGGAAGCTGGGTAGGAGGAGATAGAGACGGACATCCTTATGTTACTCCTGAAGTTACAAAAGAAACCCTGCAAGTCCATAGAATTGCTGCTTTGGAGCTTATCCACGCGAGAATTACAAATTTAGCCAAATCTCTTAGCTTTTCTGATTATTCAAATAATGTTCCCATAGAATTAGAAGCAAAAATTATCTTATTTCATAAAACAATGGGAGAAAAAGGAGAAGAGGCTGTTAATAAAAACATTAGTGAACCCTGGAGACAATATACAAATTTACTACTTTTAAAAATAGAAAATACAATCAAGCAGAATACAAACGACGAAGATACTTACTATTCCAATTCAAAAGAACTAAAAGACGATTTGAAATTTCTACGAAAAACCCTGATTGCAGTCAGAGCAAATAGAATAGTCGAAACCGAATTATTCCCCATAGAAAGATTTGTTAATGCTTTCGGATTCTTTATGGCCAAGCTGGATATACGACAAAATAGTAAATACCACGATACAGCTTTTAATCAAATATTAGAAGCCTCAGGTCAAAAAGAATGTAACTTCTCAGATTGGTCAGAAGAAAAGAGGATAGACTTTTTAAATAAAGAACTAAAATCTAATAGACCCTTTTTGCTGCCGGGAATCAGTTGTGGTTTAGAAGCAGATAATGTACTGGGATACTACCGGGTAGTAAAGGAGCATATAGAACAATATGGTTTTGAAGGAATTGGCTCTTTTATTGTCAGTATGACCAGGGGACTTTCCGATCTGCTTGTAGTATATATCTTTATGCGAGAAGTAGGCCTGCTCAAAACAGACATACAGGTAGTTCCTCTTTTTGAAACAATCCCCGATCTAAAAAATAGTAAAAGTATATTAGATTCTTTCTTAAAACACCCCATTACAAAAATGCGTCATTCACTTTCCGGAAAAAAGGTGATTCAGGAAGTCATGCTGGGTTACAGTGACAGCAATAAAGATGGTGGTATCCTGGCCAGCAGATGGAATCTATATGAAACAGAAAAGATACTTACCGACCTGAGCAAGAAACATAATATTGAATTGAGGTTCTTTCACGGAAGAGGAGGTACAATCAGTAGAGGTGGAGGAAAGATCCATCGCTTTTTAGAATCCATGCCTTACGCTTCAGTTTCCGGTAAATTAAAGTTAACCGTTCAGGGCGAAACCATCGCTCAGCAATATGCAAACCTCCTCAATGCAGTTTATAACCTTGAGATGTTAGTATCGGGAATTGCAAAACAACTAAGCTTTTATAAGTATCCGGAGAATGAAACAAACTTCCCTGCTTCTATTATTTCTGACCTGGCTCAAAATAGTTATCAAAAATACAGAGAGCTCATAGAAAAACCTGGCTTTATAGATTTTTACAGTCAGGCAACACCTATCGATGTTTTAGAAAATAGTAAAATAGGTTCGAGACCCCCGAGGAGAACGGGAAAACGATCCATAGAAGATTTACGGGCAATTCCCTGGGTTTTCAGTTGGAATCAATCCAGATTTAACCTCACCGGTTGGTACGGCATCGGGACAGCACTTGAAGCTTTAAAGAAAGAAAAACCAGGCGATTTTGAAATTTTGAAAAAATCTGTAGCTAACTGGAATTTCTTACGATATACTTTAATCCATGTGGAAACAAATCTTTTGAATTCCGATCCGGAGATCATGCAAAATTCTGCAAGTTTAGTTAAATCTACAGAGTTAAAAAAGATCTTTCTCGATGATATTTTAAATGAATACAAAAAAGGACTTTCTTTGATTGAAGAAATACTCGGAGAACCTAGCATGAACCGCAGAAAATCTTTACAGTTCTATCTGTCGCTCAGAAACCCTGTCTTGCAGATTTTACATACAAAACAATTAGAACACATTAAAAGGTGGAGAGAATACCAGGGAAATCAGAAATATATGCAAATTCTATTGATGCTGGTGAACTCGATTTCAGGTGGCTTAAAAAATACCGGTTGA
- a CDS encoding DUF1574 family protein, with product MKLKFFPLYLFILFFLIDKLFLLKPVQKLFVQNTVNAYDMTHDFQWKTYQKNKSKLENASSIFFIGTSRSDKYGLITPEDFLMNPYVEEKELLSKNWRVNSDFSVKAASPLLLFHSFDFMLQKGVKPKVFVLETSFSTLNKNSLFVEKSQMNDMKLNFFWKYRHLFNLEEKVDYLSTRVFVLNRMNIPWIGLITGKSSAGSEAPTALLDFIIGLSQVKSEKKLEENGFKVVGEEEGKESEMIKEKNQKYIQYLIQRFFNSFETYHPSYMRMYREFARLCKEQGIQLVFYSPPVHKLYTQAKEPFHRQELLWKKEMESIAREFSVLYLDFESKIPLKCRFFEDISHISSSCYPEVVEKILLKSGNLR from the coding sequence ATGAAATTAAAGTTTTTTCCTTTATATTTATTTATTCTATTTTTTCTTATAGATAAATTATTCTTGTTGAAACCTGTTCAGAAATTATTTGTTCAGAATACGGTTAATGCTTATGATATGACTCATGATTTTCAGTGGAAAACCTATCAAAAGAATAAATCTAAATTAGAAAACGCCAGTTCGATCTTTTTTATCGGAACTTCAAGAAGCGACAAATACGGTCTGATTACCCCGGAAGATTTCCTTATGAATCCGTATGTAGAGGAAAAAGAATTACTTTCAAAGAATTGGAGGGTAAATTCCGATTTCTCGGTTAAAGCCGCATCACCTCTCTTATTATTCCATTCTTTTGATTTTATGCTTCAAAAAGGTGTGAAGCCAAAAGTGTTTGTACTGGAAACCAGTTTTTCTACTTTGAATAAAAATAGTTTATTTGTAGAAAAAAGTCAGATGAATGATATGAAACTGAATTTTTTCTGGAAGTATAGGCATTTATTTAATCTGGAAGAAAAAGTGGATTATTTATCTACCCGAGTCTTTGTGCTTAACCGAATGAATATTCCCTGGATAGGGTTGATTACAGGAAAATCCTCAGCCGGTTCAGAAGCACCTACTGCCTTGTTGGATTTTATCATTGGCTTGAGTCAGGTAAAAAGCGAAAAGAAGCTTGAAGAAAATGGCTTTAAAGTGGTCGGCGAAGAAGAAGGTAAGGAATCGGAGATGATTAAGGAAAAAAATCAGAAATATATTCAGTATCTGATCCAGCGTTTTTTTAATTCTTTTGAAACTTACCATCCTTCTTATATGAGAATGTATCGAGAGTTTGCCAGGTTATGCAAAGAGCAGGGGATACAACTTGTCTTCTATAGTCCTCCTGTCCATAAGCTTTATACGCAGGCCAAAGAACCTTTTCATAGGCAGGAGTTATTATGGAAGAAGGAAATGGAATCCATAGCCCGGGAGTTTTCTGTTTTATACCTCGATTTTGAGTCAAAAATACCTTTGAAGTGCAGGTTTTTTGAAGATATTTCTCATATTTCTTCTTCCTGCTATCCGGAAGTGGTTGAAAAAATTCTTCTAAAATCCGGAAATCTCAGGTAG
- a CDS encoding SDR family oxidoreductase — translation MSHSLDGKTFLITGIIDSGSLALHIARQIQKEGGKLVCTGLGKTPYHQNLSEKAISYLDNTYDSFTQTIKNELGADVLTLPLDVTLDQSIENLANILKKKDIQLNGFLHSIAMDKSIKSGIVVKPLLEISKEEFFQAMEVSAYSLIPLTRVLLTSNVLQRNSSILALSYIGAEKVVQHPYKNIGVAKAALERIIRELAFELGKSHAIKVNGIRFSPYTGSKAGSAIQGLKEAVEYCDIQSPLGNARPEDMAQEAAYLFRPDLRVTGEIRNVDGGYNIRA, via the coding sequence ATGAGTCATTCATTAGATGGAAAAACCTTTTTAATCACAGGAATCATTGATTCCGGCTCTCTGGCTTTACATATCGCCAGACAGATTCAAAAAGAAGGAGGCAAGCTCGTTTGTACCGGTTTAGGGAAGACCCCTTATCACCAGAATCTTTCCGAAAAAGCAATTTCTTACCTCGATAATACTTACGATAGTTTTACTCAAACTATAAAAAATGAATTAGGTGCTGATGTTCTCACCCTACCCCTCGATGTCACATTGGATCAGAGCATAGAAAATCTGGCGAATATTTTAAAGAAAAAAGATATACAACTCAATGGATTCTTACACTCCATTGCGATGGATAAATCGATTAAATCCGGTATTGTTGTAAAGCCCTTACTGGAAATCAGTAAAGAAGAATTTTTTCAGGCAATGGAAGTCTCAGCTTATTCCTTGATTCCCCTGACAAGAGTTTTGCTAACAAGTAATGTCTTACAAAGAAATTCATCTATCCTCGCTCTCAGTTATATAGGTGCTGAAAAAGTCGTCCAACACCCATACAAGAATATCGGAGTAGCAAAAGCTGCCTTAGAAAGAATCATCCGCGAATTAGCTTTTGAACTCGGCAAATCTCATGCCATCAAAGTCAATGGAATTCGTTTTTCTCCTTATACAGGTAGTAAAGCAGGCAGTGCCATACAGGGACTCAAAGAGGCTGTAGAATATTGTGACATTCAAAGTCCCCTCGGAAACGCAAGACCGGAAGACATGGCCCAGGAAGCAGCTTATCTGTTTCGACCTGATTTAAGAGTTACCGGTGAAATACGTAATGTAGATGGTGGTTACAACATAAGAGCTTAA
- a CDS encoding nitroreductase family protein, producing the protein MELSENAKAFDSIVNHRRATRLYDRKANFDEGAVVRSLERALLAPSSSNMQLWEFYRVKTSEKKEELADYCMAQASAKTANELIAIVIRPDKWKERQQFLVKALRESFGDKIGKKEQSTLDYYEKLIPTLYMNDPFGVSSLIKKISSSILGMNKPTPREITATDVRIIAHKSAALAAQTFMLSMAAEGYDTCPMEGFDSERAKKLLNLPSAAEITMIVSVGKRSPKGIIGQRVRLKPEEVIFTI; encoded by the coding sequence ATGGAACTTTCAGAAAACGCAAAAGCTTTTGATTCAATCGTTAATCACAGAAGAGCCACACGCTTATATGATAGAAAGGCAAATTTTGACGAAGGTGCTGTAGTTAGAAGTCTTGAAAGGGCGCTTTTAGCTCCAAGTAGTAGCAACATGCAATTATGGGAATTTTACCGGGTAAAAACCTCCGAAAAAAAAGAAGAATTAGCAGATTATTGTATGGCACAGGCTTCTGCCAAAACAGCCAATGAACTTATAGCTATAGTAATTCGTCCGGATAAGTGGAAAGAGAGACAACAATTTTTAGTAAAAGCTCTGAGGGAATCCTTCGGTGATAAAATAGGAAAAAAAGAGCAAAGTACATTAGATTATTATGAAAAACTAATTCCTACTTTATATATGAACGATCCCTTTGGTGTGAGCTCTCTTATTAAAAAGATTTCCAGTTCTATATTAGGAATGAATAAACCAACTCCCAGGGAAATTACAGCTACAGATGTCCGCATCATTGCTCATAAATCAGCTGCGCTAGCCGCACAAACATTTATGCTAAGTATGGCAGCTGAGGGCTATGATACCTGTCCCATGGAGGGATTTGATTCTGAAAGAGCAAAAAAATTACTAAATTTACCGAGTGCCGCAGAAATCACCATGATAGTCAGTGTAGGAAAACGCTCCCCAAAAGGAATTATCGGACAAAGGGTTCGACTTAAGCCGGAAGAAGTGATATTTACGATTTAA
- a CDS encoding DUF2309 domain-containing protein, producing the protein MNKTLEVIEKQQDIDELLKNASNIVAPLWPLNNFVAVNPFLGELDNSFWETSKHFRELAHEDIISSISFFKEAYQKGDIEDRSISKAIESVLEEGFCISAESVYETLQKNISDEQKISGIYSVSDILETKEDMVKEISHWLSAYYDKGQALWTMPWKQLGLFQAWKEIAKYDKRVVLLGLGNLYSAFSDGPIDSKDYIVYALDKLAVPESFQEKYLKRLFLMIPGWSGYIQYKVRASSMQGKKDNNLVDFLAILLAYEIAILEKSDMESWYSLFQESGKLETQKEDSNELLVRYTLQKALEITYRKKIYGKLSLEKDFMDSKRPSLQAVFCIDVRSEPIRRNLESLSPEIETLGFAGFFGFPIGLQPVNSEEHTARCPVLLNPVYYIKEECKGKKGKKQFEKYIDSIKDLRIWNVFKSLSIASFSFVEAFGILYLFKLIYKLAGKKTQVKAEKDFLFPNPEYRSEDKLGIPFADKVNLAKSALTNMGLQTNFAPTVLICGHGSESSNNPYASGLDCGACGGHAGDSNARVAVSVLNDMKVREILKEKGIEIPEDTIFVAGLHNTTTDEFVLYDIESLDSEKIEDLKRLLEEAGNKARLERAGKLGIEKDIHKSIFKKAFDWSETRPEWGLAGNAAFIAAPRAISKDSNLEGRVFLHNYNYKKDKDAKILELIMTAPLVVASWINMQYYASSVNNDYFGSGNKTIHNLIGKFAVMLGNSGDIRVGLPFQSVHDGNSLYHKPVRLNAIIAAPIDMIEEVLKKHPHVRQLFDNKWLSLTALDSKGKLYEYKRIEDWIKI; encoded by the coding sequence ATGAATAAAACACTTGAAGTTATAGAAAAACAGCAAGATATCGATGAGCTTCTTAAGAATGCAAGCAACATAGTGGCTCCTTTATGGCCTTTAAATAATTTTGTGGCTGTGAATCCTTTTTTGGGAGAATTGGATAATTCCTTTTGGGAAACAAGTAAGCATTTTCGGGAACTGGCTCATGAAGATATAATCAGTTCCATTTCTTTTTTTAAAGAAGCCTATCAAAAAGGAGACATAGAAGATAGAAGTATTTCAAAGGCTATAGAGTCTGTTTTGGAGGAAGGCTTTTGTATAAGTGCCGAATCGGTTTACGAAACCCTACAGAAGAATATTTCAGATGAGCAAAAAATATCCGGTATCTATTCTGTTTCAGATATTTTAGAAACCAAAGAGGATATGGTAAAAGAAATATCACACTGGTTATCCGCATATTATGATAAGGGTCAGGCACTATGGACTATGCCCTGGAAGCAACTCGGTTTATTCCAGGCATGGAAAGAAATCGCAAAGTATGATAAAAGAGTTGTTCTTCTCGGTCTGGGTAATCTTTATTCCGCGTTCAGTGATGGACCAATAGATAGCAAAGACTATATAGTATATGCTTTAGATAAATTAGCTGTGCCTGAATCTTTTCAGGAAAAATATTTAAAGAGACTCTTTCTTATGATACCCGGTTGGAGTGGATATATACAGTATAAAGTCAGAGCAAGTAGTATGCAGGGAAAAAAAGATAATAACCTTGTCGATTTTCTGGCAATACTTCTTGCTTACGAGATAGCTATCTTAGAAAAATCAGATATGGAATCCTGGTATTCTCTTTTTCAAGAAAGCGGAAAGCTTGAGACTCAAAAGGAAGATTCTAATGAGCTTCTTGTAAGATATACCTTACAAAAAGCATTAGAAATAACTTATAGAAAAAAAATATACGGAAAGCTTTCTTTAGAGAAGGACTTTATGGATTCTAAGAGACCTTCTCTACAGGCTGTGTTTTGTATTGACGTTCGTTCTGAACCTATTAGAAGAAACCTCGAATCGCTATCCCCGGAGATAGAAACACTGGGTTTTGCCGGTTTTTTTGGATTCCCTATAGGTTTACAGCCGGTAAACTCAGAAGAGCATACAGCAAGATGTCCTGTACTTTTAAACCCGGTTTATTATATAAAAGAAGAATGTAAGGGAAAAAAAGGAAAGAAACAATTTGAAAAATATATAGATAGTATCAAGGACTTGAGAATTTGGAATGTGTTCAAATCTCTTTCTATTGCAAGTTTTTCTTTTGTGGAAGCCTTCGGGATCCTTTATTTGTTTAAATTGATTTATAAGCTAGCGGGTAAAAAAACTCAAGTAAAAGCAGAGAAGGATTTCTTATTCCCAAACCCGGAATATAGAAGCGAAGATAAATTGGGCATCCCTTTTGCAGATAAAGTAAATCTTGCCAAATCAGCTTTAACAAATATGGGTCTTCAAACAAACTTTGCTCCTACTGTTCTCATCTGCGGGCATGGTTCTGAATCTTCTAATAATCCTTATGCTTCTGGTCTGGACTGCGGAGCCTGCGGAGGACATGCCGGTGACAGCAATGCAAGAGTGGCTGTTAGTGTTTTAAATGATATGAAAGTTCGGGAAATTCTAAAGGAGAAAGGTATTGAGATCCCGGAAGACACTATCTTTGTTGCCGGGCTTCATAATACCACTACAGATGAATTTGTCCTGTATGACATAGAATCTTTAGACTCCGAGAAGATAGAAGACCTGAAAAGATTACTGGAGGAGGCGGGCAATAAAGCAAGGCTGGAAAGAGCAGGAAAACTTGGTATTGAAAAAGATATTCATAAGAGTATATTCAAGAAAGCTTTTGATTGGTCGGAAACAAGACCGGAGTGGGGGCTTGCCGGAAACGCTGCTTTTATTGCAGCACCGAGAGCTATCAGCAAAGACTCTAATCTTGAGGGAAGGGTATTTCTGCATAACTATAATTATAAGAAAGATAAAGATGCAAAGATCCTTGAACTCATTATGACCGCACCTCTGGTAGTCGCGAGTTGGATAAACATGCAGTATTACGCATCGAGTGTGAATAATGACTATTTTGGTAGTGGAAATAAAACGATTCATAATCTTATTGGAAAATTTGCGGTGATGCTTGGAAATTCGGGAGATATAAGAGTAGGCCTTCCCTTTCAGTCGGTTCATGATGGAAACTCTTTATATCACAAGCCGGTACGTTTGAATGCCATTATAGCTGCACCGATAGACATGATAGAGGAGGTTTTGAAGAAGCATCCGCATGTAAGACAACTATTTGATAATAAGTGGTTGAGCCTGACAGCACTTGATTCTAAGGGTAAGCTTTATGAATACAAGCGAATCGAAGACTGGATAAAGATTTAA